GGAATAAGGGGATAATCATTGCTTTTGGAGTGATTATCATAGGTGGAATACTGCTCCTTTATATAAAAGACACCGATAGATCCTTCAGATTGTTAAAAAATGGTCTGAGTGGTGAAAGTCAAAAACCTTTACCAATTCCTGCGTTATTAGGAGATCAGGATCCATCTCCTAATAAGGCAGAATTTTTCTTAACAGCTCAACAATCTACCAAGGAGTTTATTGAAGGGAAGATGACCCCCACTTACGGGTATAACGGAGATTTTCTTGGCCCTGTTATTAGAGTTAAACGGGGAAATGATGTAACTGTTCATGTGGAAAATAAGCTTCAGGAGCAAACAACAGTGCACTGGCATGGGTTGGAAGTAGATGGAGAATTTGATGGAGGGCCACATACTGCAATAAATGAGGGCGATATATGGAGCCCAAATTTTAAGATTGATCAGCCAGCAGCAACATTATGGTTTCACCCTCACTTACTTCATGAAACAGGGGAACAGGTGTATAAAGGATTAGCAGGATTATTTTATATTGAGGACGATGTATCCGAGAAACTTCCTTTACCTAATGAATATGGAGTCAACGATATACCTTTAATAATTCAAGATCGGAAATTTACTAGTGATGGTGAGATGAACTATGATTTAGGAATGCACGATGTGATGATGGGATTACAAGGAACTGCAATATTGGTAAACGGTGCAATTAACCCTTTCCTAGAGGTACCCAAGGGGAAAGTTCGTTTGAGAATATTGAATGGTTCTAATGCGAGAGTTTATAATTTCCACCTCTCTACCCAGGATGATTTTTGGCAAATAGCGAGTGATGGAGGGCTCTTAGAAAAACCAGTCCAGCTAAATAATGTTGTGTTGGGTGCTGCTGAGCGGGCAGAAATTATAGTTGATTTTTCTGAGTACGACCAAGGGGACACATTATTTTTAAATGAAGAAAATAATAACCTATTGGAGTTTAGAATAAATGGGGAAGAAAATAATTTTGATATTCCTAATCAGCTCACGGATATTGAAAGAATCAGTCCTGATAGTGCAACAAATACTAGGAAATTTGTCTTTCAAGGAATGGGCCTAATGGTGAACATTAACGGAAAACAAATGGACATTGATCGAATAGATGAAAAACTGCTAAAGAATACTACAGAAATTTGGGAAGTCTCCAATGATAGTGGAATGGGGATGATGGGAATGGATGGAGGTGGGATGGCTCACCCATTTCATGCTCACGGTGTGCAGTTTCAAATACTAGACCGAAATGGTCAGGAGCCCCCAGAAAATGAAAGAGGCTGGAAAGACACCTTCCTCGTGTATCCAAACGAGACAGTTAGAGCTATTGCTACATTTGATCATGAAGGAATTTTTATGTATCACTGCCATATTCTCGAGCATGAAGATGCTGGGATGATGGGACAATTTCAGGTCAATTAAAGATAGGAGAACCTAAGGATAAGGGTTCTCTTCATTGATTTATATAATGAGAAGGATAAAGAATATAAGTAGCTGGCGCATTAGAATCTATTTACTAGGAAAATAACTTAGAATAAAATTCATCCCCCAATATATAAAGAACTATGACAATGTCCATATCGAGTTTAGACAATATACATAGACTGTTAGTGAATGGACCTATTGGAGGTGTTTTTCAAATGGGTAATGTTGGAACTGGTACGGTTGGGGCTTCGCTCTAATTGTAGTGCTATTTATTCTGCTTATTATTGTTTGGGCAGGATTTGCAGGATATGGATACTAAATTTGAAATGATAAAATAACTGGAGGGGATATTATGTCATTCGGTTGTGGATATAACTATGGCTATGGAGGATATGGATCAGAATTTGTTCTAATCGTAGTGCTGTTTATCCTACTCATTATTGTGGGAGCTGCATTCGTGTAGTTTCTGATTAGACAGTTAAAATATCTCAAATGATATCAAAATAATAACCCAAATGATCAGTTATCGTACTGAGTTATTGGTTATTTTTAAGAGCTTATGTTAAAAGTAAGCTCTTTTTTTTTGAAAGATTTAAACAGCTTTCATAATTAGATAGAGGATAACAAACAATAGATACTAGGATTTATGGTGTAGCTGAAATTTTTTTCGAATAAGGAATTATCTTATGAAAGGATGTAAACCAAATGAAGGAAATGCATAACCAACACGAAGGTCATCATCAAATGGTCATGGAAAGTGATCTTAAGACAACAGTCACTTATAAAGATAATAAAATGAAAATTGAAATTATAGATAAAAAAGGGGATTCCCCTGAACTGGAGTTAACACATGAAAAGCTTATGCATCTAATTATTGTAAGTGAGAACTTAAATGAATTTTATCATGTGCACCCCGACCAAGTTGGTCCGTCGACATTTGAATCTGTGATCAATTTATCCGTCCACCGATACAGGGTGTTTGTTGACATTAACCCAAAAGGAAAACATTATCTTATTAAACCGAATGAAATTCAGTTAGACTCAGTACTTCCACATTATAATGACACTGCCTTAAAGGTGGATCAACAAATGACGAAGCAAATAAAGGGAAAAGAGGTTCAGTTAGTGCATGATCCTTTCGAGGTGAGGATAGAGGTCGAACTTAAGTTTACGATAAAAAATGGGGTACCCCAGCCTTATCTAGGAGCTTTAGGTCACGTTGTGATTATAGATGAAAAAGTAGAAGAATTTATACATGTGCATCCATCCTCTGAAACGGATACGGTTTTTATCGCACAATTTAGTTAACCAGGTACATATAAAATGTGGGCAGAATTTAAATTAGATGAGGAAGTAATAGCATTTCCATACGTATTTAGGGTAGTATAGCCAAACAAAAACCTCTATTGGTTGAATAGAGGTTTTTTTGGGTCTTATGCTGACATTTTTCGGCACGATTCTGCACATGTGCGGCAAAATTTTGCACACTCTTGGCAGTGATTATCTTGAAACCTTTCACATTCAGTCGCACATGCCTCACAAATAGCTGCACATAGCTCACAGAATTGCTTTGAATGAGAACTGTTTCTAGACATAAGCTGAGCTGCCTGTAAACAAATTTCCGCACAATCGTTTAATGATTGAATACACATTACTCTAGCTTGAACATCAGGTTCTTGTAAGCAAGCTGTTAAACATTCTTCACATGCTTGTGCACATTTTACGCAATCTGCTATACACTGGTCCATTTGACTTGGAGACCCTGAAAGAACTCCCATGTTATCACCTTTTTCTTGTTATTTATTTTCCTATATTAGATTTAGTCAATTATTAAATTTTATACGTGTAATTTTACTTTCTTGGTGATTCAATGTGTATAGGTTAGTCTAGTGACCATACCACCAAGTGCTTCTCCATTATTTGATTGATGAAAAGTTCTCGTACCGTTCACGGGCCAAATACCAGGGTTGTTTGTTATAAATTCTACATCCTTTCTTTTACCAGACGCTAAGCTTATTGTATCATCGTAAAGGTTTTTTCTCTTAAATCCATCTACTTCCACAACTTTAAAGCTATGTCCATGTATATGCATAGAGTGTGGTGAGCTAGTTTTGTTAATAAATCTGACTCTGACTTTCTCACCAAGCCGAACATTCATTGGAGTAGTTGTGGGAAAGCTTTTTCCATTTAAAGTGAAAAAATTCGGTTGTAAATCAAATTTATTAGGTTTATATACCCCAGGCACCACTTTGCCTAATTCAGGTTGTTCAATTTGCCATTGTTGAACGAACAAAGTAAAGTCTCTGTCTGGAATGAAGTCTTGAGTTATATATTCTTGCTTCGGTAAAACGATAAAAGCTCCAACTAATCCAAGATTTGACTGAAAGTCATGGGTGGAGTGATAAAAAAAGGTTCCACTTTTCCAGGCTTGAAATTTATAGGTGTATGATTGTCCGGGTTGGATGGTTGGTGTTGGTTCGATAGCAGGATTACCATCCTCAGTATTAGGTTTAGGAAGACCATGAACATGTAGGGCTGTGGGGTGGTCCATTCTATTCTCAACTTCTAGATAAACCCACTCATCTTGGTTAACGACAATTACCGGTCCAGGTGTTGTGTCATTATAACCTAGGGCATCAATTGCGACATTAGATAAGATATTATGCTTAATTGGATGTGCAATAAGCTTGAAATATCTAAAATTTTGACCGGTTTGAAATTCAGCAATTTTTCCATCTGGAATTACCAATCTATTCTCCCAATCCTTCATAGGGATACCTCCGTGTTTTTAAGTTCATTCTTATCATGTTATTCAAACAACGGGCTGGATTGTGCAAAAAAAATAGGGACGTCACATGGACGACCCCTATAATACTTTACCTTGTTCAACTTTTATTGACCAAGACTCTCCTGCATCCTCACTAACATACAGACTGTTTTTAAAGGTATAAAACCAAATCTCATCTGAGTTTGTAGGATTCATTGCCATGTATTGGATGGCATCTTCTTTTAATTCAACTCTTCCTATTTCTATTGTTTCCTTAGCTTCTAGATTGTAAGTCGAAAGTGTTGACGTATTCCCTAAATAGCTTGAGAAATAAAGTTTATCTTTAGCAAAATAAATAGAGGTAATCGGACTTTTACTTGCAAACTGATTAAATTGTTTCCCATTGTCTCCAGAAATAAATAAGCCATTTGTAGTTAATAATGCAACTTTATTAGAATCTGCTGGATGGGTAGCTATACCCGTAATTGAGTCTAATGGAATCCCATTACTAGAACTACTACTCCAGTCATTTGTTTTACCATCATTATAGTAAATTCCAGGTTCAATACTTAAATTTTCATGTGGTTGCACTGCATAGATAGCACCAGTTTCATAACTGGATGCTACATAATGGAAATCGATGGCACCATAGTATTTCATCTTTTCTATTGTCTTTCCCTCATCCAAACTTTTGATAATTCCGAATGGATTTTTAAAGTTGGTACCCTCCTCAGGATGTCCACTTGCATAAAATCCATCTTTAAAAGGTGAAAAACCCATATAATCATGATTATTTATTGTTGTTTCAAACCATTGACCGTCTTTCAATTTTAACAGACCATCATGAGTAGCTAAAAATAAGTCACTTTGGCCTCCGGGGAAACCAATTCCGTGAACATGGTCAATAGATGGGTTTTCAATTTTTGAAAAGTATTCTCCTTTATTACTGGAATTATTACTAGCGCAACCCACTAGGAAGACAGGTAATAACAATAGTAAATATAACTTCTTAATATACACTCTTTATTCCTCCGATCTTGATTTGAGAAAAGGGTTATTGCAATAGAACCTTTTGTTTTGCTGAAATTTTCCATCATTCGTATTGAAATGAAGGTTCTCACTTTACTTAATAGTTAATTTGAGTATTTTGTGCTCCTTCTAATCAATAGAATAAAGATAAGTTAAAAACACTATTAGTTTATAGATAAATTGTGGAGATTTAATGAAGATTTGAGAATTTTATTATGCTCAATAACACTCCTTCATATTTTCTTCAAATTTCTATGATACCCTGTATATAATTGATATTTAAAAAATTGAAAGGTGAATTATTTCATGATGTATGAGTTGATTAGTAAATTTAGTAATCTATTAAGCGAACCTTTTCTATCTCTTTTTAATAGTACACAGAGTATTCCACTTCTAGCTGCACTCATGCTAGGTATTGTTGGTGCATTAGCTCCTTGTCAATTCACAGCCAATCTTGGAGCTATTACCATCTATGGAAATAAGTCTATTCAAAAGAGGATTCCATTATCTGAGGTTTTACTCTTTATTCTTGGTAAGGTGGTTGTATTTTCTGGTTTAGGATTTGCGGTATGGTTACTAGGATATGAGTTTCAGCAATCGTTGACACTCTATTTTCCATGGGTTCGAAAAATAGTGGGGCCAATGTTAATATTGATTGGTTTGTTTATGGTCGGCTTATTTACGTTTAAATGGACCGTAACATTAGGTAAGATACCAGAAAAATTCACTTCAAAAGGTAAGCTTGGTGCATTTCTGTTAGGGATAAGCTTCTCTCTTGGATTCTGTCCAACTATGTTTGTTCTATTCTTTGTAACGCTGATGCCGATGGTCTTATCTGTTTCGTACGGTGCGGTTTTACCTCCTATCTTTGCATTAGGAACCTCTATACCTTTATTACTAGTTATATTTCTTATTTGGTATTTTGAACTTAGTGGTAAGAACACTATGAAAAAGGGGAGAAAGATTGGATCCATTATTCAAAAAGTGGCGGGGTGGATATTGATTATCATCGGAATATTAGACACATTGACTTACTGGGTATAGACTATTTTTAAAGAATTATAATACACAAAAAATGAGATGGAGAGTCATTATGGGAAATTGTTATCTTGTTCGTGGACCTCAGGTTATGAAAGATTTTAGAAATAGCTTTAACACATTAGCCGAATCGGTCTTTGGTATTAACTTCGAAAACTGGTACAAAGCAGGTTTCTGGACTGATAAATATGAACCTTTCTCTTTTGTAGAAGGGAATCGTGTGATTGCAAACGTATCTGTTAATAGGGTTGATTTGACTATTGATTATGAAAAGGTAAGAGGGCTTCAAATTGGAACGGTCATGACCCATCAGGACTACCGAAATCAAGGTCTTTCTAAACAACTTATGAACCTTGTATTGGAGGCGTACGAAGGGCAATATGATGTGATGTATTTATTTGCGAATCAAACGGTGTTAGATTTTTATCCAAAGTTTGGATTTAATAGAGTAGAAGAAATTCAGTTTTTTCTGGATGACATTCCGATGAAAAAGAAGAAAGCTAATGTTAGAAAATTGGACTTTAGTAACCAACATGACATCCAATTTCTTTACCAATTTGCGAGTAAGAGACTGCCCGTTTCTAGTAGATTTGGTACGATCCATACTGCTGAGCTAATAATGTTCTATGCTCTAAATGTATTTTCAGATCACTTCTATTACCTGGAAGAAGAGAATACGGTGGTCCTATTTATTCAAGATAAAGATCAATTGGAAATATACGATGTGATTAGTCCAGTTAACGTCAATTTAGAGAGGATAATGAGCCATATCTGTTCACCTGAGACCAAAAGGGTGTTATTTTATTTTACACCCGATACAGAAAGCTTATTGATTCAGTCTATACCATTCAAAGGCGATGAAGTGTTATTTGTTAAAACAGCCGCTAATTTTACGTGGCCTCAGCATGTAAAACATCCTATCACATCACAAGCATAAAAGAATAATTTCTTGAAAAGGACTTTTGTTCATACAAATAGAAATAAAGATTATAGGGGGATGAGGGATGAAAATAATCTTTATTTCTATTGGATTTATTTTTTTGATTTTTATTGTAGTTACGATTTTTAACACATTCACAACAAAGTCGGTTCAACCAACTGCAGAACCAACTGATATTTCCATCGATCAAGAAGCAGCACTTAAACGTTTTTCCACTGCACTAACCTACCAAACGATTTCCTACCAAGACCGAACAAAATTCAATTTTGAAGAGTTTGATCAATTTATTACCCTTCTAGAAGAAAGCTATCCTGAAGTTCACCAACAATTAGAAAGAGAAAAGGTCAATCAATATTCCCTTATTTACTTATGGAAGGGAACAGACTCCACTCAAAAGCCTATCGGATTTACAAGTCATTACGATGTAGTACCTGTACTAGAAGGAACTGAAAATAACTGGGAGCAACCACCCTTTAGTGGGAATGTTGTTGATGGTGTTATTTGGGGACGAGGAACACTTGATGACAAACTTGGAGTGATTGGACTTTTAGAGGCTGTTGATTATCTCTTAGAACAAGACTATCAACCAACTAGAGATGTGTACTTTATGTTTGGCTTTGATGAAGAAATAGGTGGAGACCAAGGAGCTAAAGCAATTGTAGAAACATTAAAGAATCGTGGGGTAACATTTGAATTTATTTTAGATGAAGGTGGCGCGATTGTAGAAAATATGGTTCCTGGTGTCTCGAATCCAGTTGGTGTTGTTGGAATATCTGAAAAAGGATCTGCAACTGCGGAACTTATGATTGAAGGTAGTGGTGGACACTCATCACAGCCAGAAGACCGAACAAATATTGGTCGGATTGCACGGGCTATCGCTAGGCTTGAAGAAAAGCAATTCAAAGCTGATTTAAGAGGGCCAGGGGAAGAGCTATTCGAATATGTCGCACCTGAAATGAACTTCGGAATGAAATATGTATTTGCAAATAAGTTCTTGTTTGAACCTATTATTGAAAAAATCCTGCTGCAACAGCCTGCTTCTGCAGCCATGATTCGAACTACGATTGCTCCTACGATATTTCAAGCGGGTGAGCAGTACAATGCTCTTCCTGAAAAAGCAACAGCATTTGTTAATCTTCGAATTATGCCGGGTGAACCTTTAGAAGAGGTAAAAGATTTTATCGTAGATACGATCGATGATAAAGGCATAAAAGTGAGTATTTCTGGAAGTGAAGCTTCCAATGTCTCATCATCAAACAGTAAGGCGTTTCAATCCATTCAACAGGCTGCAAGAAATGTGTATGGAGATGTAGTTATTGCTCCTTATCTGATGTTTGCGGGTTCTGATGCTAAACATTACGAAGCGATTTCTGAGAATACGTATCGTTTTCTTCCTGTAAAATTAACTTCTGAGGACTTACAAAGAATGCATGGTACCAATGAGCAAATAAGTATAGAGAATTATATAAATGCCATTAAGTTTTACGTAGAAATGATTAGACTCTCAAATAAAATGTAATTTTTTCAGTAAGAACAGCTCTTTTTTGAGTTGTTCTTTTTATTTTTTTAGACTATTTGAAATAATATTGGAATATGTTAGACTATATCGTAAAATATACCCTATCCCCGTATGGGGGATAATGTAGACTGAGGAGCTGAATATATGGGTCATCTACATCCACATCGAAAACAAGTTGTAAATA
This DNA window, taken from Bacillus carboniphilus, encodes the following:
- a CDS encoding multicopper oxidase family protein, which produces MSILKRNKGIIIAFGVIIIGGILLLYIKDTDRSFRLLKNGLSGESQKPLPIPALLGDQDPSPNKAEFFLTAQQSTKEFIEGKMTPTYGYNGDFLGPVIRVKRGNDVTVHVENKLQEQTTVHWHGLEVDGEFDGGPHTAINEGDIWSPNFKIDQPAATLWFHPHLLHETGEQVYKGLAGLFYIEDDVSEKLPLPNEYGVNDIPLIIQDRKFTSDGEMNYDLGMHDVMMGLQGTAILVNGAINPFLEVPKGKVRLRILNGSNARVYNFHLSTQDDFWQIASDGGLLEKPVQLNNVVLGAAERAEIIVDFSEYDQGDTLFLNEENNNLLEFRINGEENNFDIPNQLTDIERISPDSATNTRKFVFQGMGLMVNINGKQMDIDRIDEKLLKNTTEIWEVSNDSGMGMMGMDGGGMAHPFHAHGVQFQILDRNGQEPPENERGWKDTFLVYPNETVRAIATFDHEGIFMYHCHILEHEDAGMMGQFQVN
- a CDS encoding YjcZ family sporulation protein, producing MSFGCGYNYGYGGYGSEFVLIVVLFILLIIVGAAFV
- a CDS encoding four-helix bundle copper-binding protein — encoded protein: MGVLSGSPSQMDQCIADCVKCAQACEECLTACLQEPDVQARVMCIQSLNDCAEICLQAAQLMSRNSSHSKQFCELCAAICEACATECERFQDNHCQECAKFCRTCAESCRKMSA
- a CDS encoding multicopper oxidase family protein — its product is MKDWENRLVIPDGKIAEFQTGQNFRYFKLIAHPIKHNILSNVAIDALGYNDTTPGPVIVVNQDEWVYLEVENRMDHPTALHVHGLPKPNTEDGNPAIEPTPTIQPGQSYTYKFQAWKSGTFFYHSTHDFQSNLGLVGAFIVLPKQEYITQDFIPDRDFTLFVQQWQIEQPELGKVVPGVYKPNKFDLQPNFFTLNGKSFPTTTPMNVRLGEKVRVRFINKTSSPHSMHIHGHSFKVVEVDGFKRKNLYDDTISLASGKRKDVEFITNNPGIWPVNGTRTFHQSNNGEALGGMVTRLTYTH
- a CDS encoding F510_1955 family glycosylhydrolase encodes the protein MYIKKLYLLLLLPVFLVGCASNNSSNKGEYFSKIENPSIDHVHGIGFPGGQSDLFLATHDGLLKLKDGQWFETTINNHDYMGFSPFKDGFYASGHPEEGTNFKNPFGIIKSLDEGKTIEKMKYYGAIDFHYVASSYETGAIYAVQPHENLSIEPGIYYNDGKTNDWSSSSSNGIPLDSITGIATHPADSNKVALLTTNGLFISGDNGKQFNQFASKSPITSIYFAKDKLYFSSYLGNTSTLSTYNLEAKETIEIGRVELKEDAIQYMAMNPTNSDEIWFYTFKNSLYVSEDAGESWSIKVEQGKVL
- a CDS encoding sulfite exporter TauE/SafE family protein yields the protein MYELISKFSNLLSEPFLSLFNSTQSIPLLAALMLGIVGALAPCQFTANLGAITIYGNKSIQKRIPLSEVLLFILGKVVVFSGLGFAVWLLGYEFQQSLTLYFPWVRKIVGPMLILIGLFMVGLFTFKWTVTLGKIPEKFTSKGKLGAFLLGISFSLGFCPTMFVLFFVTLMPMVLSVSYGAVLPPIFALGTSIPLLLVIFLIWYFELSGKNTMKKGRKIGSIIQKVAGWILIIIGILDTLTYWV
- a CDS encoding GNAT family N-acetyltransferase; translation: MGNCYLVRGPQVMKDFRNSFNTLAESVFGINFENWYKAGFWTDKYEPFSFVEGNRVIANVSVNRVDLTIDYEKVRGLQIGTVMTHQDYRNQGLSKQLMNLVLEAYEGQYDVMYLFANQTVLDFYPKFGFNRVEEIQFFLDDIPMKKKKANVRKLDFSNQHDIQFLYQFASKRLPVSSRFGTIHTAELIMFYALNVFSDHFYYLEEENTVVLFIQDKDQLEIYDVISPVNVNLERIMSHICSPETKRVLFYFTPDTESLLIQSIPFKGDEVLFVKTAANFTWPQHVKHPITSQA
- a CDS encoding M20 family peptidase; the encoded protein is MKIIFISIGFIFLIFIVVTIFNTFTTKSVQPTAEPTDISIDQEAALKRFSTALTYQTISYQDRTKFNFEEFDQFITLLEESYPEVHQQLEREKVNQYSLIYLWKGTDSTQKPIGFTSHYDVVPVLEGTENNWEQPPFSGNVVDGVIWGRGTLDDKLGVIGLLEAVDYLLEQDYQPTRDVYFMFGFDEEIGGDQGAKAIVETLKNRGVTFEFILDEGGAIVENMVPGVSNPVGVVGISEKGSATAELMIEGSGGHSSQPEDRTNIGRIARAIARLEEKQFKADLRGPGEELFEYVAPEMNFGMKYVFANKFLFEPIIEKILLQQPASAAMIRTTIAPTIFQAGEQYNALPEKATAFVNLRIMPGEPLEEVKDFIVDTIDDKGIKVSISGSEASNVSSSNSKAFQSIQQAARNVYGDVVIAPYLMFAGSDAKHYEAISENTYRFLPVKLTSEDLQRMHGTNEQISIENYINAIKFYVEMIRLSNKM